In the genome of Podospora pseudocomata strain CBS 415.72m chromosome 2 map unlocalized CBS415.72m_2.2, whole genome shotgun sequence, one region contains:
- a CDS encoding uncharacterized protein (COG:Z; EggNog:ENOG503NZ8S) → MGLPPRRAPSPSESGSASGSGSESSSSSEDSAPRRPLMARPKFIPKSQRNKTPAQLAREQESALVAAEEAARKAAADALVEEQIAKDLLARKSGKKAWDDDDDEENKLEVDDTDDLDPEAEYAAWKLRELKRLKREREAIEAKERELAEVERRRGLTEEERKKEDEEHLRKQKEEREGKGKVGFMQKYFHKGAFYNDQGAEAGLVGRDVMGARFADEVRNRELLPKALQMRDMTKVGKKGATKYRDMRSEDTGSWGGISGGRRGGPGRLDDRGLDERFQSDGRGGWREREGGGEGPRGSNAVPLGERRERARDEDRYRDRDRDRRGNDDDDHRERHRRRDDSRDRRRSRSRSRSPRRKRSPSRERGRDRYDSDKRRKIDGR, encoded by the coding sequence atGGGCCTCCCGCCCCGACGcgccccttccccctccgaGTCCGGCTCCGCATCCGGCTCCGGGTCAGAatcctccagcagcagcgaagACTCGGCCCCACGCAGACCCCTAATGGCCCGCCCAAAATTCATCCCCAAATCCCAACGCAACAAGACGCCCGCCCAGCTCGCCCGAGAGCAAGAATCGGCTCTGGTcgccgccgaggaagccGCGCGCAAAGCCGCTGCTGACGCGTTGGTAGAAGAACAAATCGCCAAGGACCTCCTGGCTCGGAAATCAGGAAAAAAAGCctgggacgacgacgacgatgaagagaaTAAACTCGAGGTGGATGACACTGACGATCTTGATCCCGAGGCGGAGTATGCTGCTTGGAAGCTGAGGGAGTTGAAAAGACTGAaacgggagagggaggcgattgaggcaaaggagagggagctggctgaggtggagaggaggagggggttgactgaagaggagaggaaaaaggaggatgaggagcaCTTGCGGAAACAGAaagaggaaagggaggggaaggggaaggtggGGTTTATGCAAAAGTATTTCCATAAGGGGGCGTTTTATAACGATCAAGGGGCTGAagcggggttggtggggagggatgtgATGGGGGCGAGGTTTGCGGATGAGGTTAGGAATCGGGAGTTGTTGCCTAAGGCTTTGCAGATGAGGGATATGACTAAGgttgggaagaagggggcgACGAAGTATAGGGATATGAGGAGTGAGGATACGGGGTCTTGGGGGGGGATtagtggggggaggagggggggacctgggaggttggatgaTAGGGGGTTGGATGAAAGGTTTCAGAGTGATggtcgaggggggtggagggagagggagggagggggggaggggccgagggggTCGAATGCCGTTccgttgggggagaggagggagagggcgagggatgAGGACAGGTACAGAGATCGGGACAGGGATAGGAGggggaatgatgatgatgatcatcgGGAGAGGCATCGGAGGCGGGATGACAGTCGTGATCGGAGGCGGTCGAGGTCACGGTCACGATCTCCGAGACGGAAACGCTCGCCTTCACGGGAACGGGGGAGGGATCGGTATGATAGTGACAAGCGGAGGAAGATAGATGGCCGGTAG
- the PDR16 gene encoding Phosphatidylinositol transfer protein (PITP) (EggNog:ENOG503NWM0; COG:I) — protein sequence MAEVLKLPLPFPIAGSQPKPRPSLDAEQQKKYDWLLERVKGWTEIPSTSKAGPPTDSEKFWLTKECLLRYLRATKWNQQEAEKRLLKTLTWRREYGVEDLTADHISPENETGKQILLGYDKEGRPCHYLNPGRQNTEASPRQVQHLVFMVERVIDIMPPGQETLALLINFKQSKSRSNTSPGIGLAREVLDILQNHYPERLGKALIINMPWVVTAFFKLITPFIDPHTREKLAFNEDMSKYVPTEQMWSEFSSGKLAFEYDHSQYWPALQELCNRRREARWQQWVAGGKQIGESEDYLAGATAAAVGSATEKTATAPAVEGKTAEITASEAAPAVPAN from the coding sequence ATGGCTGAGGTTCTCAAACTACCATTGCCCTTTCCCATTGCTGGCAGCCAGCCCAAACCACGCCCTTCATTGGACGCCGAGCAGCAAAAGAAGTATGACTGGCTTCTCGAGCGAGTGAAGGGCTGGACAGAGATCCCCTCCACTAGCAAGGCTGGCCCTCCCACCGATAGCGAGAAGTTCTGGCTGACTAAGGAATGCCTGCTTCGCTATCTGAGGGCTACCAAGTGGAATCAGCAGGAAGCCGAGAAGCGTCTGCTCAAGACCCTCACCTGGAGGAGAGAGTATGGAGTGGAGGACTTGACGGCCGACCATATTTCCCCCGAAAACGAGACCGGCAAGCAGATCCTCTTGGGCTACGACAAGGAAGGCCGTCCCTGCCACTACCTCAACCCAGGCCGTCAGAACACCGAGGCCTCCCCTCGTCAGGTCCAACATCTCGTCTTTATGGTGGAGCGCGTTATCGACATCATGCCACCCGGGCAAGAAACCTTGGCGCTCTTGATCAACTTCAAGCAGAGCAAATCCCGGTCCAACACATCACCTGGTATCGGTCTGGCACGCGAGGTCCTCGACATTCTTCAGAATCACTACCCCGAAAGATTGGGCAAGGCGCTTATCATCAACATGCCCTGGGTAGTGACTGCCTTTTTCAAGCTCATCACACCGTTCATCGACCCTCACACACGCGAGAAGCTCGCGTTCAATGAAGACATGAGCAAGTACGTACCGACGGAGCAGATGTGGTCCGAGTTCAGCAGCGGCAAGCTTGCTTTCGAGTACGATCACAGTCAATACTGGCCAGCTCTGCAGGAACTTTGCAACAGAAGACGGGAGGCTAGGTGGCAACAGTGGGTTGCTGGTGGGAAGCAAATTGGCGAGTCGGAGGACTACCTGGCTGGTGCGACTGCGGCTGCAGTTGGCTCAGCGACAGAAAAGACTGCCACTGCACCTGCGGTTGAGGGCAAGACGGCCGAGATCACAGCATCGGAAGCTGCCCCGGCTGTGCCCGCAAACTAG
- a CDS encoding uncharacterized protein (EggNog:ENOG503P456) produces MHDNRSHPFLQQVPLTVSPFVNLPTATTLPYTYKPMPSALPPSASGITSDSAAGGPEPKYVVSPSGHAAHPNDIIASCRALRDHIAKLTADAEAEIKAIDERIKAAELAEKRRLAPGWLDSDVRVLQPERKSVAPDGSGIEGFGQLSLGEGGDGEGNTSQQQQGHGPGGASEMAVPDEGEELDRAFGKLGMGDPK; encoded by the exons ATGCACGACAACC gctcccaccccttcctccaacaaGTCCCCCTCACCGTCTCCCCCTTTGTCAACCTCCCTACGGCAACCACGCTCCCATACACATACAAGCCCATGCCTtccgccctccccccatcagccTCGGGCATCACATCAGACTCGGCCGCTGGGGGCCCAGAACCGAAATATGTCGTCTCACCGTCTGGGCACGCGGCCCATCCAAACGATATTATCGCCTCTTGTCGAGCACTGCGAGACCACATTGCCAAACTCACGGCTGATGCGGAGGCGGAGATCAAAGCGATAGATGAGAGGATAAAGGCTGCTGAGCTGgctgagaagaggaggctagCACCTGGTTGGCTGGATAGTGATGTAAGGGTTCTTCAGCCGGAGAGAAAGAGTGTTGCGCCTGATGGGTCTGGTATAGAGGGCTTTGGGCAGTTGAGTcttggggaaggtggtgatggggagggaaaTACTagtcaacagcagcaagggcaTGGGCCAGGAGGGGCGAGTGAGATGGCGGTGccggatgagggggaggagctggataGGGCTTTTGGGAAGCTTGGGATGGGGGACCCCAAGTGA
- a CDS encoding uncharacterized protein (COG:S; EggNog:ENOG503P2MQ), with protein MSLTTIRSPPSLSDYIPLPDHQSHTPTSFFSPAKPILHHHSPSTKAWLTSPTQLGKLPFFPLDLTTRPTPPESLALSPESLPTTYEQALDVFVTSQNLVLFSPQAEVGLTIPYHQISIHAVQKIGEFSSVYLQLELADGGSGDDEWDAVELTLIPASQKREEEVTVGGRRPKTETERLFEAISDCSNLNPDPKGEGDEDEEEDEDGARIIFEGEAMEGFSGVFAGARDGGLPAAMPGSSGWITAENVHEFFDEEGNWIGGGEGDGDAGGEGGGWVLSESMLGGGAGTVHRMDEDGAGEGEVNGLEGGDSKRPKKE; from the coding sequence atgtccctcaccaccatccgctcccctccctccctatcCGACtacatccccctcccagacCACCAATCCcacaccccaacctccttcttctcgccagccaaacccatcctccaccaccattccccctccaccaaagcctggctcacctcccccacccaactCGGCAaactccccttcttccccctcgacctcaccacccgaccaaccccccccgaatccctcgccctctcccccgaaTCCCTTCCAACAACCTACGAACAAGCGCTCGACGTCTTCGTCACATCCCAAAACCTCGTTCTCTTCTCCCCACAAGCAGAAGTCGGACTGACAATCCCCTACCACCAAATCAGCATCCACGCCGTGCAGAAAATAGGCGAGTTCAGCAGCGTCTACCTCCAGCTTGAGCTCGCAGACGGCGGGTcgggggatgatgagtgGGATGCGGTCGAGCTGACGCTTATTCCCGCTTCCCAGAAacgggaggaagaagtgacggttggggggaggaggccaaagACGGAGACGGAGAGGTTGTTTGAGGCTATTTCCGACTGTTCTAACCTTAACCCTGACCccaagggggaaggggatgaggatgaggaggaggatgaagatggggcGCGGATTATTTTCGAGGgggaggcgatggaggggttTAGTGGGGTTTTTGCCGGTgcgagggatggggggttgccGGCTGCTATGCCGGGGAGTTCGGGGTGGATTACGGCGGAGAATGTGCACGAGTTttttgatgaggaggggaactggattggtgggggggagggggatggtgatgccgggggggagggtggtgggtgggtgttaAGTGAGTCgatgttgggtggtggggcgGGGACGGTTCATaggatggatgaggatggggctggggagggggaggtgaatgggctggaggggggggatagTAAGAGGCCGAAGAAGGAGTAG
- a CDS encoding uncharacterized protein (COG:U; EggNog:ENOG503NUAW) produces MAPYSAYTHAHGPLASQNSASSLFDLETPATPRNRYHAYLSSGSTPNSSTNLGRLSEKYRSRGKSLHVPPTEYPTGWTFACIIIALVLSVFLVSLDMTIVATAIPKITDEFNGLEDVAWYGAAFFMTVGGFQSSWGKVFKYFPLKISYLISIFIFELGSLICGVAPNSPTLIIGRAVAGVGAAGIGSGAYTLIAFSAEPKNRPVFTGIIGTAYGVAAVVGPLIGGAFADRVTWRWCFYINLPIGGLSALIIIFLFRTPAGCKPAEATLKEKLLQMDPVGTALIMAGVITYILALQYGGQTLAWHHRKVVGLLVGFVMISIAFGVWEWYNGERSMIVPRLFVQRQVWVCSMFSLLFAGSYFIIIYYLPIYFQSIGNATPTESGVKNLPLILSVTVATIVGGGAVSATGYATPLAVGGAALATVAAGLLYTLDIRSSAGMWIGYQILGGIAWGSAFQIPIIVSQATAEIDDLSSVTAIVLFFQTVGGAFWVSAGQSAFVNELMKELAISAPDVNALAVLGTGATSITTVFPAEQVPGILIAYMAGIKTALAIAIGAVGLSFVLSFFFSWKRLNPETLRAAGAVA; encoded by the exons atggcACCTTATAGTGCCTACACACACGCACATGGGCCACTGGCATCGCAAAACTCGGCATCATCCCTCTTCGATCTCGAAACTCCAGCTACTCCAAGAAATCGCTATCACGCTTACCTCAGCAGTGGTTCCACACCAAACTCATCCACCAACCTGGGACGTCTGTCAGAGAAATACAGGAGCCGAGGGAAGTCATTACATGTGCCGCCAACAGAGTATCCAACAGGATGGACGTTTGCTTGTATCATCATCGCCTTGGTTCTCAGCGTCTTTCTCGTTTCTCTCGACATG ACAATAGTAGCAACCGCCATTCCAAAGATCACCGACGAGTTCAACGGCCTCGAAGACGTAGCATGGTACGGCGCAGCTTTCTTCATGACTGTCGGCGGGTTCCAATCCTCGTGGGGCAAGGTGTTTAAGTATTTTCCGCTCAAGATCTCTTacctcatctccatcttcatctttgaGCTTGGGTCATTGATCTGTGGCGTGGCACCCAATTCACCTACTCTGATCATTGGCCGTGCTGTTGCCGGGGTGGGAGCGGCTGGTATCGGCTCCGGCGCATACACCCTCATCGCCTTTTCCGCCGAGCCGAAAAACCGACCAGTCTTCACCGGCATTATTGGCACGGCCTatggtgttgctgccgttGTTGGACCGCTGATTGGAGGCGCATTTGCGGATAGGGTGACGTGGAGATGGTGCTTCTACATCAACTTGCCCATTGGCGGACTGTCGGCGctgatcatcatcttcttgttCCGGACCCCAGCGGGATGCAAGCCGGCGGAGGCGActctcaaggagaagctttTGCAGATGGACCCCGTTGGCACGGCACTCATCATGGCCGGTGTCATCACATACATTCTTGCGCTGCAATATGGCGGGCAGACACTTGCATGGCATCACCGGAAGGTCGTTGGACTGTTGGTTGGATTCGTCATGATTTCCATCGCGTTTGGTGTCTGGGAGTGGTATAATGGGGAGAGGTCCATGATCGTACCAAGGCTATTCGTTCAGAGGCAGGTGTGGGTTTGCAGCATGTTTTCGTTACTGTTTGCCGGGAGTTATTTCATCATCATTTATTACCTGCCGATTTACTTCCAAAGTATCGGCAATGCTACACCGACGGAATCAGGGGTGAAAAACCTGCCGCTGATTCTGTCGGTCACAGTAGCGACGAtcgtgggaggaggggcggttTCGGCGACGGGCTATGCTACACCTTTAGCGGTGGGAGGGGCAGCGCTGGCTACCGTGGCGGCTGGTCTGTTGTACACACTTGACATTAGGTCATCGGCGGGCATGTGGATTGGATATCAAATCCTGGGCGGTATTGCGTGGGGGAGTGCGTTCCAAATTCCCATCATCGTCAGCCAGGCGACGGCCGAGATTGACGATTTGAGCAGTGTCACTGCTATCGTTCTTT TCTTCCAAACAGTTGGTGGTGCCTTCTGGGTCTCGGCTGGTCAATCCGCCTTTGTCAACGAGCTCATGAAGGAACTGGCCATCTCGGCGCCCGATGTCAACGCACTTGCAGTCTTGGGCACAGGCGCCACCTCGATCACGACCGTTTTCCCCGCGGAGCAAGTACCGGGGATTTTGATCGCCTACATGGCCGGAATCAAAACAGCGTTAGCGATTGCCATTGGAGCCGTTGGACTTTCCTTTGTTTTGAGTTTTTTCTTCAGCTGGAAAAGACTAAACCCAGAGACCTTGAGGGCTGCTGGGGCGGTGGCATAG
- the POL12 gene encoding DNA-directed DNA polymerase alpha subunit pol12 (BUSCO:EOG09261V87; COG:L; EggNog:ENOG503NW80) — translation MSETEIVAELNEQFGSGNKELEADVVAELRSIMRLHQLSVEDLFFKWESYCIKMDIDAAQTALETLRHFKQDLHDTLERNSRSHVKIKTEKGISSTPRAPRVSGGDVFGMLDSLTTPGPGRASKVAPKRTPAVSRVKAEPASSPVKLADQLDATGAIPPSSFNDRANAGETVEILNDQLPAPEPPIAPFSESRIKLTAASDQKKLAYKPLALKVSESSEILDDRIDDFVSLVMQHHKLEESAFGSAASQSTSEIVAVGRIASDSSEGKLNAASLLLETSRRMGGGLRVPLNVSRLRGYQFFPGQIVALKGVNSNGHEFTVHQILDLPLLPNAASTPDSLGAHIQRLRGGPDAMDSDSDPAPLNVIFASGPYTADDNLDFEPLKALCNEAADIYVDALVLTGPFIDMEHPLIASGDFDLPEEYLSSIDPDTATMSTVFKYLISPSLNRLASANPSITILLIPSVRDVLDKHVSWPQDAFPRKELGLPKAAKVIGNPMTLSMNEIVLGISSQDVLFELRHEELIGGRPQEPRLLERACRYLVEQRHYFPLFPPTDRKKLPKTGRGDGVGPGAVLDVGYLKLGEMVNVRPDVLVVPSSLPPFAKVVESVLVINPGYLSKRRGAGTYAKMTVYPPDLAKQEQMGGMLAHKIFERARVEITRI, via the exons ATGTCGGAAACAGAAATAGTCGCAGAGCTGAATGAGCAGTTCGGTTCAGGGAACAAGGAGCTCGAAGCCGATGTCGTCGCCGAACTGCGGTCCATCATGCGCCTCCATCAGCTGTCAGTCGAGGACCTGTTCTTCAAATGGGAGTCATATTGCATCAAGATGGACATAGACGCAGCACAAACAGCTCTCGAGACACTGCGACACTTCAAGCAAGACTTGCATGACACCCTCGAAAGAAACAGTCGGTCTCATGTAAAGATCAAGACCGAGAAGGGcatctcatcaacaccacggGCCCCCAGAGTTAGCGGCGGCGATGTTTTTGGAATGTTGGATAGCCTCACCACACCAGGCCCTGGAAGGGCCTCCAAGGTTGCCCCAAAGAGGACGCCAGCAGTCAGCCGTGTCAAGGCTGAGCCAGCCAGTTCGCCAGTCAAGTTGGCCGACCAGCTCGACGCTACGGGTGCTATTCC ACCATCATCCTTCAACGACCGAGCCAATGCCGGCGAGACAGTCGAGATCCTCAACGACCAGCTCCCAGCGCCTGAGCCCCCTATCGCCCCCTTCAGCGAATCCCGAATCAAGCTCACCGCAGCCTCTGACCAGAAGAAATTGGCCTACAAACCCCTTGCCCTGAAGGTATCCGAGTCCTCCGAAATCCTCGACGACCGGATAGACGACTTTGTCTCCCTCGTTATGCAACACCACAAGCTCGAAGAGTCCGCCTTTGGCAGCGCCGCCAGCCAAAGCACGTCTGAGATCGTTGCCGTTGGCCGGATCGCCTCCGACTCCTCAGAAGGCAAACTCAACGCCGCTTCCTTACTCCTTGAAACCTCGCGCCGAATGGGTGGCGGTCTCCGCGTCCCTCTCAACGTCTCCAGGCTCAGAGGTTACCAATTCTTCCCCGGCCAAATCGTCGCTCTGAAAGGCGTAAACAGCAACGGACACGAATTCACCGTCCACCAAATCCTCGActtgcccctcctccccaacgccgcctccacccccgACTCCCTCGGCGCTCATATCCAGCGTCTCCGCGGCGGCCCGGACGCAATGGACTCCGACTCTGACCCCGCCCCTCTGAACGTAATCTTCGCCTCTGGCCCGTACACAGCAGACGACAACCTCGATTTCGAACCCCTCAAAGCCCTCTGCAAcgaagcagccgacatctACGTCGACGCGCTCGTTCTCACCGGCCCCTTCATCGACATGGAACACCCTCTCATTGCGTCAGGAGACTTTGACCTCCCAGAAGAATACCTCTCGTCCATCGACCCCGACACAGCAACAATGTCCACCGTGTTCAAGtacctcatctccccctccctcaaccgcCTCGCTTCCGCCAACCCGAgtatcaccatcctcctcatcccttcGGTGCGTGACGTACTAGATAAACACGTGTCCTGGCCTCAAGACGCCTTCCCCCGCAAAGAACTCGGTTTGCCAAAAGCGGCAAAGGTAATAGGCAACCCCATGACGCTGAGCATGAACGAGATTGTCCTTGGTATTAGCAGCCAGGATGTCCTCTTTGAGCTCAGACACGAGGAGTTGATTGGGGGGAGACCGCAGGAgccgaggttgttggaaCGGGCGTGCAGGTATCTGGTTGAGCAGAGACATTACTTCCCGCTGTTCCCGCCGACGGATAGGAAGAAGCTGCCcaagacggggaggggggatggggttgggccCGGGGCGGTGTTGGATGTGGGGTATTTGAAGTTGGGAGAGATGGTGAATGTGAGGCCAGAtgtgttggtggtgccgaGTAGTTTGCCGCCTTTTGCAAAG GTTGTTGAGAGTGTGCTGGTTATCAACCCGGGGTATCTTtccaagaggagaggagcgGGGACGTATGCAAAGATGACGGTTTACCCTCCTGATCTGGCGAAGCAAGAGCAGATGGGAGGGATGTTGGCGCACAAGATCTTTGAaagggcgagggtggagattacgaggatttga
- a CDS encoding uncharacterized protein (COG:C; EggNog:ENOG503P2H8) gives MSTSPPKTTEAWTYTSPSTPRTALTLTTSHPLTFPPSNSSEETLLISVSHAALNPGDIVSLTAMPFFLHSTPSAVPAFDFCGTVLQSHNQARFSPGDNVICFPPLPHMLKTGIGGLQKIVPIPAKYCVRLPQGKKLIDGAGLMLAGCTALLQVRQAGVKKGDRILVVGASGGVGSAAVQIVRDVVGLGGYIAGVCSGRNEGLVRSLGADEVVDYTLHKDLPGYLTERFGGEGRRFDHVIDGYGNQELYKSCAGFLKEGGVYDAASIHYASYRLWDLLGSVVTIGLNILWPRAQWLGGTGRRFKICSLGDPGLEMMELLAGMLGDGRVRVVRDSVWGWGEVKEGFDVLMGGHAAGKVVIRVGEGGE, from the coding sequence AtgtcaacatcacccccaaaaacaaccgAAGCCTGGACctacacctccccctcaaccccccgcacagccctcaccctcaccacctcccaccctctcaccttccctccctccaaCTCATCAGAAgaaaccctcctcatctccgtCTCCCACGCAGCCCTCAACCCCGGCGACATAGTCAGCCTAACCGCCATGCCTTTCTTCCTGcactccaccccctccgccgtcCCAGCCTTTGACTTTTGCGGCACCGTCCTCCAGTCCCACAATCAGGCAAGATTCTCCCCGGGGGATAATGTAATCTgcttcccacccctcccccacatgCTCAAGACAGGAATCGGCGGTCTCCAGAAGATTGTCCCCATCCCGGCAAAATACTGCGTCAGACTCCCCCAAGGAAAGAAACTCATCGACGGGGCGGGGTTGATGCTTGCCGGTTGCACCGCCTTGCTTCAAGTCCGTCAGGCGGGGGTAAAAAAGGGGGATAGAAtccttgttgttggggcTAGCGGTGGGGTCGGGAGCGCGGCGGTGCAGATTGTTCGTGATGttgttgggctgggggggtATATCGCTGGTGTTTGCTCTGGTCGgaatgaggggttggttagGTCGCTGGGGGcggatgaggtggtggattaTACGCTTCACAAGGACCTGCCTGGGTATTTAACAGAGAggtttggtggggaggggaggcggtTTGATCATGTTATTGATGGGTATGGGAATCAGGAGTTGTATAAATCTTGTGCTGGGTttttgaaggaggggggggtttaTGATGCGGCTAGTATACATTACGCTTCGTATAGGTTGTGGGATTTGCTGGGGTCGGTGGTGACGATTGGGTTGAATATACTCTGGCCGAGGGCGCAgtggttgggggggacggggaggaggttcaaGATTTGTAGTTTGGGTGATCcggggttggagatgatggagttATTGGCGGGGAtgcttggggatgggagggtgagggtggtgagggatagtgtttgggggtggggggaggtgaaggaggggtttgATGTGCTGATGGGGGGGCATGCGGCTGGGAAGGTGGTCATtagagtgggagaggggggggagtga